The sequence ATCAAGGGAAATAATGGTCATGTTATTGTTTCACTTTCCTTTAAATGTTTTCTTTGTTTGTCCTGTATTtgtgaattatgttttttgtcgTGTGTGATTTCTAACAGAAATGttatttattataattatttttcaGAAATCTGACATATCTGTGATATAACATAACCACCCCGaagtttgaaaaaaaaaacaattttctaAATAAGGTTGACAGAAAACCGGAATACATTTTGGTTCTCTTATTGAAAGTCTTTAAATAGTAGATTGCACATTAGTAATCCTTAAGGCACCTTATGAAAGATTTATTTTTGGACATGATTATAAAATAATTTAATAAACAGATCCTTGACTGTTGCAGGTCTGGGATGAAATTAGTTGCCTTCGAGGAATTTTACCAAAATCCCTGTGCGTCATTTTGTATGAGAAATGTACAAATAAATCCTCTTGTTCATATTTCATGAATATCTAAATGTCTTCTCTTTTTTTTATCTCCCCGGGCTACAGTTGTGTTGGCCTAAATATGTGTGAGGAGAAAGGGTtaatatttcatttcatttcattataCTATCATCATGTATTTCATTTGATTAATGCAAATACTTTATACTTTCTATATGAATCTGTTAATGCATTTCTTATTTGTCCTTTTTGTCATTTGTCAAGTCATGCAATTTGTCATGTTGCGAGTAAAACACCATATTGCCATAAGGTGGAAGACTCTTCATGCCAGTCAGTAGAGGGAGCATTACTCATACAAACTTGTAGTGAACTGCTGTACTCAGTTCTCCTACTGTGTAATAGCATCAATGATATCCATACTAACTGATTGTGAATAGTGTCATGACCAAATAGAGGCCATATAGCTTCAGAAGAGGAACACCCATGATCTATTTTATACTGGTGTAGTAGGTTGAATCTAACTATATGGCAAATGTTATTGCTTGCTGGTAAGTTTTATTCCATTTCAAATCAACACTTGTTGAATAAACTGTTGAATAAACCTGTGAGTTATTATTACCCGAGACAGAACTATTTAGAGTCAATGTGATATTTGCAGACCATAATGCTTAGGGTCAGCCAACGGCACAttaagagagaggagggggtggatgGCTTGACTATTTCAAATTCTATGTTCTTAATAATAAGTTCTATGTTCTAAGTATAATGCTGATTGATCATGTGCAGCACGAGTGAGAGATTATAAGCCTAAGTATGGCATAAGGACCTTTTGTGAAAATATACTGTTCCAGGTAACATTACACTTCACATCAACTAGCTGACCAACAGAAGGCCTGATTTTAAGGTAgaaacaaaataataattaatttAGAAAACAATTATCTATTTAATTAACGCTGATCTACAATCAGTGAGCCTTATTCATCAAATGAAAAATATGCACAAATGTATAACACATTCAGTGATGTGAATATTTCCACCAAGCATAATCTCAACTGATATTTGTGTCAAGTTAAACCTTACCTCACACGCATAgcaacaaaaatatatatctatatcttgGGCAATATGTTGCGCCTACATTGTTGGCCTGTTATTGTCTTACCAAAGCATTCAAGATAATAAGATTAAAGGTTTATTGTGAGGAAAATCCTCTTATGTGTGTGTTAACAGAAACCCTTCAGGAAAAAGGTCTCATTTGACCAAGGACCACTTTGCAGACGGACGTTCCACCGCAGAGTGGCTACTACTGTGGTTTACTGCTATCTAGAAACCCACCAAGATGGCAACGTCTCTCCTCTTGTTGGCATCGGTGCTGGTCCTCAGCAATGTTGCTGTACACAGCGCTTTCGCACCCGACCTGATTGTCAGCATGGCTAAAATTCTCCTGGACAACTACTGCTCCCCGGAGAAACTGACTGGCATGCAGGAGGCCATTGACGCTGCGAGCAGCAACACAGAGATCCTCAGCATTCCCGACCCTGACACTCTCGCCTCCATCCTGACCGGTGGGGTCCAGAGCACCATCAATGACACCCGGCTGGTCATCTCCCATGAGCCCAACTACGTCCCAGCGGTGGCCCCTGCCTTGCCACCCCTGCCCCCAGACCAGCTCATCGGTGTGCTCCAGAGCTCCATTAAGCTGGAGGTCCTGGAGGGCAACATCGGCTACCTGAGGATCGACCACATCATCGGGGAGGAGATTGCCGACAAGATTGGCACCCTCCTCCTGGAGCTGGTCTGGAACAAGATCCTGCCCACGTCCGCTCTGATCTTTGACCTTCGCTACACAGGCAGCGGGGATCTGTCGGGCATTCCATACATTGTGTCTTATTTCACTGATGCCGAACCTCTGATTCACATCGACAGTGTGTACGACCGTCCCACCGACACCACCACCGAGATGTGGTCCATGCCCACACTGCTGGGAGAGAGGTACGGAACAAAGAAGGCTCTTGTCATCCTGACCAGTGCAAACACCAAGGGAATTGCAGAGGACGTCGCCTATTGTCTGAAGAACCTTAAGAGGGCCACCATCGTCGGGGAGAAAACCGCTGGCGGGTCCATGAAAATCGAAAAGATCAAGGTTGGGGACACCGACTTCTATGTCACAGTGCCCTCGGCTAAGTCCATCAACCCCATCACAGGGAAGTCCTGGGAGGTCGCCGGCGTGATGCCCGATGTTGAGGTCGATGCTGAAGATGCCCTGGCCGCTGCCATTAAGATCATTAACCTCCGTGCCGAGGTCCCTGCCATTCTTGAGGCTACTGGCGCTCTGGTGGCCGACAACTACGCCTTTAAGAATGTTGGAGCGGACGTTGCGGAGAAGCTGGCGGCAATGAGCGGTGACTACAACTTGATATCTTCGAAGGTGGAGCTGGAGGCAAAACTCTCTGCTGACCTCATGACACTGTCCGGAGACAAATGCCTGAAGACCACCCACAACATCCCAGCCCTGCCACCAATGGTAAGAAATGAATGTTGAATTGTAGCCTATGTAATACATTTAGCAAATGGGAATACTTTTATGTCAATCAAgataactttttttaaatgaatatttGCCTAAAATAATTGTCTGTTGAATTCAGTATACCTTCAATAGAATAACATTGCATATCAATTATGGGGAATATTTTTGAGACATTTATGTTGATTTCAGAACccatctccagagatgtttattGAGCTGATCAAGGTCTCCTTCCACACGGATCTGTTCGAGAACAACATTGGTTACCTGCGCTTTGACATGTTTGGTGACTTCGAAGAGGTTCAGGCCATTGCCCAGATCATCGTGGAGCATGTATGGAACAAAGTTGTTAACACTGATGCTCTGATTGTTGATCTCAGGTAGGACTTCTCTTCATAGTGAAAATCAAAGCTCAAATTATGAGCATAGCAACTACCGGAAGCATATTTATGTTCACTAAAATGAACAGAGTTAGAGAGTGGCTTACCATTTAGTTGGGGTAAATTGGGACAGTTGAACCATATGGAAAGGTTATATTTCCTAAATGTTAATTTTACATATTGAATGAGTTAGAAAAATTGTTTTTGCAGGAACAACGTGGGCGGACCCACCACTGCCATTGCAGGCTTCTGCTCCTACTTCTTTGATGCAGACAAGCAGGTCTTGCTGGACAAACTGTACGACAGACCCTCTGGCACCACTAAGGAGCTGTGGTCTCTGCCTGAGCTCACTGGTAATAAACTTCCCAGTTTCATGatgtgtaggctactgtataaTGAGTTTATCAATTTGGATAAAGCAGAATAAAATTGTGGGCTGTCAGCAGAATAAAAGATGTCAGGGATAAAAATGACTCGTCTTCTTTCTCAGGTGCAAGGTACGGCATCAAGAAGAGCCTGATCATCCTGACCAGCGGGGCCACGGCCGGCGCCGCCGAGGAGTTCGTCTACATCATGAAGAAGCATGGCCGGGCCATGATTGTGGGCGAGACCACCAACGGCGCCTCCCACCCCCCTGAGACCTTCCGTGTGGGCGAGAGTGAAGTGTTCCTGAGCATCCCCACCACCCATTCAGACACAACCCAGGGCCCCGCCTGGGAGGGGGCTGGGGTTGCCCCTCACATCCCTGTGCCAGCCGACGCAGCCTTGGACACTGCCAAGGGCATCCTCAACAAGCACTTCGCCGGTGCAAAGAAGTGAACTCCCTGACCGGGGAAGTTGGCAGCCAAAGGGGTTTAAGATCTTATGTTCTCAGAGGAACTAAGTATTTAGGGTACAGATCAATGCACTTCATTGACCAAGTCTAGGGAGCCAGCCTCTGCACCTAAGCCTTCTTATCGTAGCCTGTTGTAGTGTTTCACATTTTTCAAGAATATGTGAGAGATTATGAACAAGATTGTGATGGTTCTTACTTATACTTTTTACTTACTAAAACTACTGTGATTGTAGAAGGATTTAAGAAATGCTATAGTGAAATGTGACTCTTAAGGAAGTGGTTCATAAACTACGAATGTGTTTGTGTTACTGATCCACTAGCCCTTGGCCTTGGGGCTAAGATTTGTCAAAGCAACTTCTATTTTTGGCTGTCCAAAATAACGTGAATTGTAAATTGCGCATGAACATGAAAGCTGAAACTAGTTCAAAAAGGTGCATTGAATCAAATGCTGAAACATATTTGCTTTTCCTCTGATATTCTTATATATTTTCGAGTACCATTTTTAGGACCTTTACAAACAAATTGTTCTGTCTGTTGGGGGTGCATTCTCAAATTTGATGCAGGGTCTTTTTGCTGTGTATGGGAAGAAGTGTTGTGTCCATACATGGTGACTTGCCATGTGAGGCAATTTGGGTTGCATAAATGCCAACGGTGGGACACAATAAAGGCATTGAGAACACAAGAATTAGTATATATGTTGTGGATCAGAGGTTAGGAGTGGATCAATAAAGCCAAGCAGCTTATTATATTATACAACACCAAACACGTTTTTTGCCCAACAATGGAATAACTACAAATCCAACCAGATTTTCTCAATTCAACCCACTAACACCTAAAATGGAATCAATCCCACCCGTTGTTACACAGATCCGTGAGATAAACTATATTTCACCCCTGCAGCAAAAACATTTCAGTACAATTATTCATTCAGATTAGAATTGTATACCTTCCCAGAGCAAGTTTCTCAATTCAAGTAACACTTAACCATTCTGGTTTCTTCCTACAGTTTCAACTTGGCCTGTTATCACAAACATAGTTTAttagtattctgttagaggaggtACAGTCAATACAATACAATTCAACATACTCCCTTTGTCTCTTTCCAGAAGATAGCAGTGCAGCTCATTTCTAACAGATATGAAGCTGTAACATCTCAGAGGCAAACGTATACCGATCACTGAGAGTGGATATCCAGTGAGCGGGGCCAGTGAGCGGGGCCAGTGAGCGGGGCCAGCTTTTGGCAGACATTTTTAAGCAGGATCCAGTAAGTAAGGGAATAATTGTACATAAACACGTGCTGAGCGAGGGGCAGGGGGTCCCAGCCATTAGGATTTACTCCTAATGAGGCTGATCACAGACCACAAACAGTAGCTTTagcttagctgtgtgtgtgtgtgtgtgtgtgcgtgcgtgtgtgttgtgtgcggGAGAAATGGGAGATATTATGGAGAAAAACATGTTCTCATAGGTCCAGTTTTCCTGCAGTCATCACTTTCATTTGATAATGCTTGCTTTGCTTGTCTCTGGAGGCGTAACTTTGATTTACAGCTGACTCATGTGGTGCCTGCATCAGCTTGCTGGCTATGGCTTAAATACTGTGGACACACAGCTCCTACCTGCTTGGCTCTTCAATATTTACACTGAGAACCTCCAGTAGGCAACTGAGAGAAGATAAGAATGTGCAAATCAGCATgttatgtgttcattacagtccCAGCAATTGCATGTCATTCTAACTGTGTAATTGCATGTCAATTATATAGGCACTTCATTCCAAAGTGGTAATTAACTGGTAGGGCAAGTAAACAAGGGTTACGATTTAGTGAAGACTAATGCTTAAAAATAATGCGGGGGATGGCTGCTTGTGTTTGAA is a genomic window of Salmo trutta chromosome 10, fSalTru1.1, whole genome shotgun sequence containing:
- the LOC115201112 gene encoding retinol-binding protein 3 isoform X1 is translated as MATSLLLLASVLVLSNVAVHSAFAPDLIVSMAKILLDNYCSPEKLTGMQEAIDAASSNTEILSIPDPDTLASILTGGVQSTINDTRLVISHEPNYVPAVAPALPPLPPDQLIGVLQSSIKLEVLEGNIGYLRIDHIIGEEIADKIGTLLLELVWNKILPTSALIFDLRYTGSGDLSGIPYIVSYFTDAEPLIHIDSVYDRPTDTTTEMWSMPTLLGERYGTKKALVILTSANTKGIAEDVAYCLKNLKRATIVGEKTAGGSMKIEKIKVGDTDFYVTVPSAKSINPITGKSWEVAGVMPDVEVDAEDALAAAIKIINLRAEVPAILEATGALVADNYAFKNVGADVAEKLAAMSGDYNLISSKVELEAKLSADLMTLSGDKCLKTTHNIPALPPMNPSPEMFIELIKVSFHTDLFENNIGYLRFDMFGDFEEVQAIAQIIVEHVWNKVVNTDALIVDLRNNVGGPTTAIAGFCSYFFDADKQVLLDKLYDRPSGTTKELWSLPELTGARYGIKKSLIILTSGATAGAAEEFVYIMKKHGRAMIVGETTNGASHPPETFRVGESEVFLSIPTTHSDTTQGPAWEGAGVAPHIPVPADAALDTAKGILNKHFAGAKK